The proteins below come from a single Parageobacillus thermoglucosidasius genomic window:
- a CDS encoding response regulator transcription factor — translation MNTKDFLQHVQDAYAALTDLSIIMLDLQHQPVTKVSNITKLAELILFSPDKPFPPSCFPNGDNIQWQRPMVVQTGYWGVKAIVAPVLVEQKVEYFIWAGAFIEEETKPIIKERCSRFPNSQIWLQVIEQTKEQTISMVEKKLNDIEKMAMVCGEYIRNDRQKQHYKQYFHLLDAAVDSARRFSLHMNDFLHMFQKLDTDIDFSLYIKRRNREWVVANAVGEKAEQLWNKHVKTAFPPLSNSLFHSRSAVCFENVALDPRFAFFAVHGVKPSAVVAYPVLHGSEIDGWIVIGSQTKCSLSKEVVQIGTILVKYWQLYSEYELVHIKMDRHFMRLSMLIEISRAMNVVKDTDEILRMMTDFVAELAYGDFVFTVLADHKRKVKVHCGTISEQQVTEYYEDVCQRYFFTEEKLLETIPKLCETKFGTVMEISFSVHEHMHGVMAVHMKHLEAAKEAEVYVTALIGIGTMIMKQNNYHGPKQQLNMDMLSERLTSREMDVLNLLVQGCSNREIADRLFISIHTVKNHITNIFQKIGVNDRSQLIALVYQLNNRKYINEEHH, via the coding sequence TTGAATACAAAAGATTTTTTGCAACATGTTCAAGATGCGTATGCAGCACTCACGGATCTGAGCATCATTATGCTCGATTTGCAGCATCAACCTGTTACAAAAGTTTCAAATATAACGAAATTAGCGGAACTTATACTTTTTTCTCCAGATAAGCCGTTTCCTCCTTCATGTTTTCCGAATGGCGACAATATCCAATGGCAACGCCCGATGGTCGTTCAGACAGGGTATTGGGGAGTAAAGGCGATTGTCGCTCCTGTGTTAGTGGAGCAAAAAGTCGAATATTTCATTTGGGCAGGTGCGTTTATTGAAGAAGAGACAAAGCCGATAATCAAAGAGAGATGTTCCCGGTTTCCTAATTCACAAATATGGCTTCAAGTCATCGAACAAACGAAAGAGCAAACCATATCCATGGTTGAAAAAAAGTTAAATGATATTGAAAAAATGGCAATGGTATGCGGGGAATATATTCGCAATGATAGACAGAAGCAACATTATAAACAGTATTTTCATTTATTGGATGCAGCAGTGGATAGTGCGCGGCGGTTTTCTTTACATATGAACGATTTTTTACATATGTTTCAAAAGTTGGACACCGATATTGATTTTTCGCTGTATATAAAACGGCGAAATCGCGAATGGGTTGTTGCGAACGCTGTTGGAGAAAAGGCAGAACAGCTTTGGAATAAACACGTAAAAACCGCTTTTCCTCCGCTATCAAACTCCCTATTTCATTCGCGCAGTGCTGTTTGTTTTGAAAATGTCGCTCTTGACCCTCGTTTTGCGTTTTTCGCGGTACATGGAGTTAAGCCGAGTGCGGTCGTTGCATATCCGGTTTTGCATGGCAGTGAAATAGACGGATGGATCGTGATCGGCAGTCAAACGAAATGTTCACTGTCGAAAGAGGTAGTGCAAATCGGCACTATTCTTGTTAAGTATTGGCAATTATATTCCGAATATGAATTGGTTCATATCAAAATGGACCGCCATTTTATGAGATTATCGATGTTAATAGAAATAAGCCGGGCGATGAATGTCGTGAAAGACACCGATGAAATTTTACGGATGATGACGGATTTTGTTGCGGAGTTAGCGTACGGCGATTTCGTTTTTACGGTGTTAGCAGATCATAAAAGAAAAGTGAAGGTTCATTGCGGCACGATTTCAGAGCAGCAAGTAACAGAATATTATGAAGATGTTTGCCAACGCTACTTTTTCACGGAAGAAAAACTGCTTGAAACCATCCCAAAGCTGTGTGAAACAAAGTTTGGGACTGTAATGGAAATTTCGTTTTCCGTTCACGAACATATGCACGGAGTGATGGCTGTGCATATGAAGCATCTTGAGGCGGCAAAAGAGGCGGAGGTGTATGTTACTGCTTTAATCGGAATCGGCACGATGATTATGAAGCAAAATAATTATCACGGACCAAAGCAGCAATTGAATATGGATATGCTGTCGGAACGTTTAACGAGCCGGGAGATGGATGTATTAAACTTATTAGTTCAAGGATGCAGCAACCGCGAGATTGCGGACCGATTGTTTATTAGCATTCATACAGTGAAAAATCATATTACGAATATTTTCCAAAAAATCGGGGTCAATGACCGTTCGCAACTAATCGCTCTTGTATATCAGTTAAACAATCGCAAATATATTAATGAGGAACATCATTAG
- a CDS encoding ATP-binding protein — MEDVVIRRNITVMGDSDIMKAMDITEQIASEMGFLPRECLFLRLATEEACMNAYEYCQKTNQLPFEVFWTCEKEKLMIVVKQHGKKFDITRRDVVNKGLRGRGLQLIIHIVDHVYLEQKGNNVLFYMCKYKDH; from the coding sequence ATGGAGGATGTTGTAATCAGGAGAAATATAACAGTAATGGGGGATTCTGATATTATGAAGGCGATGGATATCACAGAGCAGATTGCGAGTGAAATGGGATTTTTGCCGCGTGAGTGCCTCTTTCTCCGTTTAGCGACGGAGGAAGCGTGCATGAACGCGTATGAATATTGCCAAAAAACAAACCAACTGCCTTTTGAAGTGTTTTGGACATGCGAAAAAGAAAAATTGATGATTGTTGTGAAGCAGCATGGAAAGAAGTTTGATATTACAAGAAGGGATGTGGTCAACAAGGGCTTACGCGGAAGGGGCTTGCAGCTTATTATTCATATTGTAGACCATGTTTACCTTGAACAAAAAGGGAATAATGTATTGTTTTATATGTGTAAATATAAAGATCATTGA
- a CDS encoding STAS domain-containing protein, which produces MGTQHELIDVFVWNEDITLNNTEQFRKAMAKFIQNPAEYLILNMEQVKYINSAGLGIIADSVMTARKQRKELVIAGIQDSLQEIFHIVKFASFIKLFATEEDAINYFYGE; this is translated from the coding sequence ATGGGGACACAGCATGAACTTATTGATGTTTTCGTATGGAATGAAGATATTACGTTGAACAATACCGAGCAGTTTCGAAAAGCGATGGCTAAATTTATCCAAAATCCGGCTGAGTATCTCATATTAAATATGGAACAAGTGAAATATATTAATAGCGCTGGCCTTGGCATCATTGCTGATAGTGTCATGACAGCGAGAAAACAGCGGAAGGAGCTAGTCATCGCCGGGATTCAAGATTCGCTTCAAGAAATTTTTCATATCGTTAAGTTTGCTTCGTTTATAAAACTTTTCGCTACGGAAGAGGATGCTATCAATTATTTTTATGGAGAATGA
- a CDS encoding SpoIIE family protein phosphatase — translation MIHKLLQKAKKDKNISLNEMLQLIDEWNTFYNKADQAYWLVNLAERRFIFVSPSCEKICGVPPEAFYRDVEAWKKVIHPEDREKVQKRRSVLWKGSCFEDEYRIIHQQDGTVRWVLDQTFPTFDENGKLAMLSGVVTDITEIRKMREKLLLAEKVYEHVPHAVLITDENGLIQFINPAFTEITGYGAEAIGLSLDFLHSGYYNENFYKTIRKTVIEKGQWRGRLRGRRKNGEVYVQQTTITAIHDEEGRPIFYLFIFSENGETITSLKDDLKLAQEVQKRVLSKPLKTESIDIYGMYVPSEELGGDMYAWYQIDNDRYGIFLMDVMGHGVAASLICMSVRSLLNGVIRKCIYPKEVFHELNKHMRLLYHEDGRMNTYYFTAVYVMVNTKKRFIEYASAGHPPGFLFHKDGLVEELDRGCAPIGLLSYLHVETGKLDYTPGATLVLYSDGVIEEANHSVRANIEMFREKLKSFIHLESRSMIAHMNKMFKEEYQFVDDISLVVAKLH, via the coding sequence ATGATTCATAAGCTTTTGCAGAAGGCAAAGAAAGACAAAAACATTTCATTAAATGAGATGTTGCAACTTATTGATGAATGGAACACATTTTATAATAAGGCGGATCAAGCCTATTGGTTAGTTAACTTGGCGGAAAGGCGGTTTATTTTTGTTTCCCCGTCTTGTGAAAAAATTTGCGGGGTGCCGCCTGAAGCTTTCTATCGGGATGTTGAGGCATGGAAAAAAGTCATTCATCCAGAAGATCGAGAAAAGGTACAGAAAAGGCGATCGGTGCTTTGGAAAGGCAGCTGCTTTGAGGACGAATACCGCATTATTCATCAGCAGGATGGAACTGTTCGCTGGGTTCTTGACCAAACGTTTCCCACGTTCGATGAAAATGGAAAACTAGCGATGTTAAGCGGAGTGGTGACCGATATTACAGAAATAAGGAAAATGAGAGAAAAACTTTTGCTTGCCGAAAAAGTGTATGAACATGTGCCGCATGCTGTATTGATCACGGATGAAAATGGCCTCATTCAATTTATTAATCCCGCTTTTACAGAAATTACGGGGTATGGGGCGGAAGCAATCGGTTTATCATTAGATTTTCTGCATTCTGGCTACTACAATGAAAACTTTTATAAAACGATTCGAAAAACTGTCATCGAAAAAGGCCAGTGGAGAGGGAGGCTGCGGGGGCGCCGGAAAAATGGTGAAGTGTACGTTCAGCAAACGACGATTACCGCGATTCATGATGAAGAAGGGCGCCCGATTTTCTATCTGTTTATATTTTCTGAAAATGGTGAGACTATAACAAGCTTAAAGGATGACTTAAAGCTGGCGCAGGAAGTGCAAAAACGTGTATTAAGCAAGCCGCTGAAAACGGAAAGCATTGATATATATGGCATGTACGTTCCTTCGGAAGAATTGGGAGGGGATATGTATGCTTGGTATCAGATCGATAATGATCGATACGGCATTTTTTTAATGGATGTGATGGGGCACGGGGTAGCCGCTTCGCTTATTTGCATGTCGGTCCGTTCATTATTAAACGGGGTTATTCGCAAATGCATTTATCCGAAAGAAGTATTTCATGAGCTAAATAAACATATGCGGCTGCTATATCATGAAGATGGACGAATGAATACGTATTATTTCACTGCCGTTTATGTGATGGTAAACACAAAAAAAAGGTTCATCGAATATGCTTCTGCCGGACACCCTCCTGGTTTTTTGTTTCATAAAGACGGTTTAGTGGAGGAACTGGATCGAGGGTGTGCCCCGATCGGGTTATTATCGTATCTTCATGTTGAAACAGGAAAGCTAGATTACACCCCAGGGGCGACGTTAGTATTGTACTCGGATGGCGTGATTGAAGAAGCCAATCATTCTGTTAGGGCAAATATTGAAATGTTTCGGGAAAAGCTGAAGTCATTTATCCATTTAGAGAGCAGAAGCATGATAGCACATATGAATAAAATGTTTAAAGAAGAGTATCAGTTCGTCGATGATATTTCCCTGGTTGTGGCGAAACTGCATTAA
- a CDS encoding RDD family protein has translation MVRNPAGFWKRLAAYLLDGLIVGVPIALIGYVITNSWENNWFTSAANIVYSIVVPAVWSGYTVGKKLLGVRIAKVNGGKVGIGTMFLRSVVGGLVYVATFGVALVISAIMVAAREDKRSIHDFIAGTYVTTEKPA, from the coding sequence ATGGTGAGGAACCCAGCGGGATTTTGGAAACGGTTAGCCGCTTATTTGTTAGACGGCCTTATTGTCGGTGTGCCGATTGCATTAATAGGATATGTTATTACTAACAGCTGGGAAAACAATTGGTTTACTTCAGCGGCCAACATCGTTTATTCTATAGTCGTGCCAGCGGTTTGGTCCGGATATACCGTGGGGAAGAAGCTGTTGGGTGTTCGCATCGCAAAAGTAAATGGCGGAAAAGTCGGAATCGGGACGATGTTTTTGCGGTCTGTTGTCGGCGGGCTTGTTTATGTGGCAACGTTTGGCGTCGCGCTGGTGATTAGCGCGATCATGGTGGCGGCGCGCGAAGATAAACGGTCGATTCACGATTTTATCGCCGGAACGTATGTGACGACAGAAAAACCAGCATAA
- a CDS encoding YezD family protein — translation MVTINAIVLDSMKFGSITLVIQDGKIIQLERNEKVRLR, via the coding sequence ATGGTGACAATAAACGCAATTGTGTTAGATTCTATGAAGTTTGGTTCTATTACTCTTGTTATTCAAGACGGCAAAATTATTCAGTTGGAGAGAAACGAAAAAGTAAGATTAAGATAA
- a CDS encoding methyl-accepting chemotaxis protein: protein MSLHSYIFRTMFIVIPGTAFIGLGVCIANGISSAAFWWTFVAMILFGAVIGVISAMLNYRRFIAPIALINQHLDKMTNGDLSARVPMNEVRQLKPIAVSLNKMVETWQEVIANIQCHSDEMTQFSAQLTTIAEQTMKATEQIAAAMETMASSSEQQTKTAQEASQVMNEISDTLTQVAENTKYVSANANETSAKAQSGKQSISQMEEQMRFIYEHVQSLEQVVKGLGERSNEIGQITQVITGIASQTNLLALNAAIEAARAGEQGKGFAVVADEVRKLAEQSAQSAKQISQLIGYIQEETEKAIASMETVVSEVSQGIHFVQTAERSFEQIRESVSGVSAQIGQVSATIEQMTENAKRVAASISHMAEMVEQSSSSSANISAATQEQMASVEETASSASSLSEMAANMQMMLKRFTV from the coding sequence TTGTCGTTACATAGTTATATTTTCCGCACGATGTTTATTGTCATTCCTGGCACCGCTTTCATCGGCCTTGGTGTATGCATAGCGAATGGCATTAGCAGCGCGGCGTTTTGGTGGACGTTTGTTGCGATGATATTATTTGGGGCCGTAATCGGAGTTATTTCTGCGATGTTAAACTATCGCCGATTTATTGCCCCGATTGCGCTTATCAATCAGCATTTAGATAAGATGACCAATGGGGATTTATCGGCGCGTGTTCCTATGAATGAAGTGAGACAGCTAAAACCGATTGCCGTTTCGCTCAATAAAATGGTGGAAACATGGCAAGAAGTCATCGCCAACATTCAATGCCATTCTGATGAGATGACGCAATTTTCCGCACAGTTGACGACCATTGCTGAACAGACGATGAAAGCGACCGAACAAATCGCAGCAGCAATGGAAACGATGGCGTCAAGTTCCGAACAACAAACGAAAACGGCGCAAGAAGCATCACAAGTGATGAATGAAATTTCCGATACTCTTACGCAAGTAGCTGAAAATACAAAATACGTTTCGGCAAACGCAAATGAAACATCAGCGAAAGCGCAATCTGGAAAGCAATCGATTTCGCAAATGGAAGAGCAAATGCGGTTTATTTATGAACACGTCCAGTCGCTTGAACAAGTCGTTAAAGGGCTTGGGGAGCGTTCCAACGAAATTGGCCAAATAACACAGGTAATTACCGGCATTGCTTCACAAACGAATTTGCTTGCTTTAAACGCGGCAATTGAAGCAGCAAGAGCCGGGGAACAAGGAAAAGGCTTTGCTGTTGTGGCAGACGAAGTTCGCAAATTAGCGGAGCAGTCCGCCCAATCGGCGAAGCAAATTTCCCAACTGATTGGATATATTCAGGAAGAAACGGAAAAAGCGATTGCATCGATGGAAACAGTTGTCAGCGAAGTATCGCAAGGGATTCATTTTGTGCAAACGGCAGAGCGTTCTTTTGAACAAATTCGCGAATCCGTCAGCGGAGTCAGCGCGCAAATCGGGCAAGTATCGGCGACGATCGAACAAATGACGGAAAACGCGAAACGGGTAGCCGCTTCCATAAGCCATATGGCGGAGATGGTGGAACAATCTTCTTCCAGCTCGGCGAATATTTCGGCGGCGACGCAGGAACAAATGGCATCGGTTGAAGAAACTGCTTCATCGGCGTCATCGTTAAGCGAAATGGCGGCAAATATGCAAATGATGCTGAAACGGTTTACCGTGTAA
- the thiC gene encoding phosphomethylpyrimidine synthase ThiC: MQNIASFMQFPASKKVYIEGSRPDIRVPMREIALSPTKTETGIIENEPVRVYDTSGPYTDPDFQPDIQKGLPPLRKRWILERGDVEEYEGRPVKPEDNGFRHGQHSEVMLPFKRKPLRAKKGKTVTQMHYAKQGIITPEMEFVAIRENIDPEIVRQEVAAGRAIIPANINHPESEPMIIGSRFHVKINANIGNSAVTSSIEEEVEKMLWAVRWGADTIMDLSTGKHIHATREYIIRNSPVPVGTVPIYQALEKVNGVVEDLTWEIYRDTLIEQAEQGVDYFTIHAGVLLRYIPLTVNRTTGIVSRGGSIMAQWCLAHHEENFLYTHFEEICEILKTYDIAVSLGDGLRPGSIADANDEAQFAELETLGELTEIAWKHDVQVMIEGPGHVPMHKIKENVEKQVEICKGAPFYTLGPLTTDIAPGYDHITSAIGAALIGAYGTAMLCYVTPKEHLGLPNKEDVREGVIAYKIAAHAADLAKGHPGAQQRDDALSKARFEFRWNDQFNLSLDPDRAREYHDETLPAEAAKVAHFCSMCGPKFCSMKISHDLQRAVKEEGMKQKAKEFVENGSSLYR, from the coding sequence ATGCAAAACATCGCCTCTTTCATGCAATTCCCAGCCAGCAAAAAGGTGTACATTGAAGGTTCCCGGCCGGATATTCGCGTTCCGATGAGGGAAATTGCGTTAAGTCCGACGAAGACGGAAACAGGAATCATAGAAAATGAACCTGTTCGCGTTTATGACACAAGCGGGCCATACACGGATCCGGATTTTCAGCCAGACATTCAAAAAGGATTGCCGCCGCTGAGAAAACGCTGGATTTTAGAAAGAGGAGACGTGGAAGAATATGAAGGCCGCCCGGTGAAACCGGAAGATAACGGATTCCGCCACGGGCAGCACTCAGAAGTGATGCTGCCTTTCAAGAGAAAACCGCTGCGCGCTAAAAAAGGAAAAACCGTTACGCAAATGCATTACGCAAAACAGGGAATTATTACGCCGGAGATGGAGTTTGTTGCGATTCGCGAAAATATAGACCCGGAAATCGTGCGGCAAGAAGTTGCGGCAGGCAGAGCGATTATTCCCGCGAATATTAACCATCCGGAAAGTGAGCCGATGATTATCGGAAGCCGCTTTCACGTTAAAATTAACGCGAATATTGGCAATTCTGCAGTAACATCGTCCATTGAAGAAGAAGTCGAAAAAATGCTGTGGGCGGTGCGCTGGGGCGCTGATACGATTATGGACTTGTCAACAGGAAAGCATATTCATGCCACAAGAGAATACATTATTCGCAACTCGCCTGTGCCTGTCGGGACAGTTCCGATTTACCAGGCGCTTGAAAAAGTCAATGGCGTCGTCGAAGATTTAACATGGGAGATTTACCGCGACACGCTTATCGAACAAGCAGAACAAGGAGTCGACTATTTTACCATTCACGCGGGGGTATTGCTTCGCTACATACCGTTGACGGTAAACCGGACAACCGGCATCGTTTCGCGCGGCGGCTCGATTATGGCGCAATGGTGTTTGGCCCACCATGAAGAAAATTTTTTATATACGCATTTTGAAGAAATATGCGAGATTTTGAAAACGTATGATATTGCCGTATCGCTTGGAGACGGGCTGCGCCCGGGCTCAATTGCCGATGCGAACGACGAAGCGCAGTTTGCCGAATTGGAGACGCTTGGGGAATTAACGGAAATCGCTTGGAAGCATGATGTACAAGTAATGATTGAAGGCCCGGGGCATGTGCCGATGCATAAAATTAAAGAAAACGTCGAAAAACAAGTGGAAATTTGCAAAGGGGCACCGTTTTACACATTGGGGCCGCTTACGACCGATATTGCTCCTGGTTATGACCATATTACATCCGCAATCGGGGCGGCGCTCATCGGCGCATACGGAACCGCGATGCTTTGTTACGTGACGCCGAAAGAGCATTTAGGGCTGCCAAATAAAGAAGATGTGCGTGAAGGGGTAATCGCTTACAAAATCGCCGCCCATGCCGCCGATTTGGCAAAAGGGCATCCTGGAGCGCAACAGCGCGATGATGCGTTATCGAAAGCGCGCTTTGAGTTTCGCTGGAACGACCAGTTCAATCTTTCGCTTGACCCGGACCGGGCGCGGGAATATCATGATGAAACATTGCCGGCTGAGGCGGCGAAAGTCGCACATTTTTGCTCCATGTGCGGACCAAAGTTTTGTTCGATGAAAATCTCGCATGATTTGCAACGGGCGGTCAAAGAAGAAGGGATGAAACAAAAAGCGAAGGAGTTTGTCGAAAATGGCTCATCCCTCTATCGATAA